ATTCGCATTGCACTGGACCGGCTATTCAATCACCCGAATGTGGGCCCATTCATCGGCAAGCAATTAATCCAGCGGCTGGTGTCCAGCAATCCCTCGCCTGATTACGTTTCCCGCGTCGCGGGCGTGTTCAACAACAACGGCAGCGGCGTACGCGGCGACATGAAAGCGGTCATCAAGGCCATCCTGCTCGATCCGGAAGCGCGTGCGGCGCCGGTTGGCACCGGCACACGCGGCAAGGTGCGCGAACCGGCCGTGCGTCTGGTGCACTGGATGCGTTCGTTCAATGCGCGCTCGACGGACGGGCGATTCCTCTACGGTACATCCTCGGACCCCGCCACCCAGCTTGGTCAATCGCCGATGTATGCGCCGTCGGTGTTCAACTTCTTTCGGCCCGGCTATATCCCGCCAAATAGTCGCGTTGGTGCGGCGGGTTTATTAGCGCCAGAGATGCAGATCACCAACGAGACGTCCATGGCGGGGTATTTGAATTACATGCGCGGTGTCGTCAACGCCGGCATCGGCACGCGCGGCACCAATAATGCGCTGGACATTCAGGCCGACTATTCGGCGGAACTTGCGCTGGCAAATAATCCCGACCTGCTGGTCGATCGCGTGAACCTGCTGCTGGTGGGCGGGAATTTGTCTAGCGCGACACGTACGCTGATTCGCAACGGCATTGCCTCGGTCAATATCGGCACCGCCAATCCCAATGCCGATTTACGCAATCGCGTCAACCTCGCCATCTTCATGACCATGGCGACGCCCGAATATCTTTTCCAGCAGTGATGGAGGTACGGATGAAAAATATCAATCAATCCCGCCGCGCGTTCCTGCGCACCGCGAGTAGTCTTTCCGTTGCCGGTTCTGCCGCGCCGTTTGCGCTCAACCTCGCCACGATTGGCGCGGCCGCCGCGCAAACCGCTGGCGACTACCGCGCGCTGGTGTGCCTGTTCATGTACGGTGCAAACGATCACAACAACACGGTGATTGCCTACGACACGGCAAATTTCAACGCCTACACCAGCGCGCGCGCGGGCCTCACCCGCACCCTCGCGGATCTGCTGCCGCTGACGCCATCGACACCGCTCACCGGCAGCAACGCAGGCCGACAGTTTGCGTTGCCGAAGGAACTCGCCCCGCTGAAGACCGTCTGGGATAGCGGCAAGCTCGCCATCATGGCCAATGTCGGCCCGTTGATCGTGCCAACCACCAAGGCGCAGTACACCAATCTCTCGGTGCCGCTGCCGCCCAAGCTGTTTTCGCATAACGACCAGCAATCGCTCTGGCAGGCGAGCGCACCGGAAGGTGCCCGGGTGGGCTGGGGAGGTCGTATTGGCGATTTGATGATTTCGCAAAATGCCAACAGTATTTTTACCTGCAACTCCATCAGCGGCAGCGCGGTGTTTCTGGCCGGACAGGCGTCGGTGTCATATCAGCTTGGCACGTCCGGTTCGACCGCGATTTCCGGCATCACCGGCAGCTTGTTCGGTTCATCATCCGCCAGCGGGACACTGACCACACTCGTGACCAGCGGCGGCAACAACGTATTTACGCAGGATCTCGCGGAAACCACACAGCGATCCATCGATGCCAACGCCAAGCTGTCGGCAGCGCTGGTTACCGCGCCCGATTTTC
This window of the Betaproteobacteria bacterium genome carries:
- a CDS encoding DUF1501 domain-containing protein translates to MEVRMKNINQSRRAFLRTASSLSVAGSAAPFALNLATIGAAAAQTAGDYRALVCLFMYGANDHNNTVIAYDTANFNAYTSARAGLTRTLADLLPLTPSTPLTGSNAGRQFALPKELAPLKTVWDSGKLAIMANVGPLIVPTTKAQYTNLSVPLPPKLFSHNDQQSLWQASAPEGARVGWGGRIGDLMISQNANSIFTCNSISGSAVFLAGQASVSYQLGTSGSTAISGITGSLFGSSSASGTLTTLVTSGGNNVFTQDLAETTQRSIDANAKLSAALVTAPDFPLPAELATSSVGAQLRVVARMIAARNQLGAKRQVFFVSLGGFDTHDDQLTTQPALHTQVGNALSYFYNTTVAMGISDQVTAFTGSDFGRTLTSNGDGSDHGWGSHHFVVGGAVKGQRYYGTFPIMGLNNNDEVGSGRLLPTTSVEQFAATLAKWFGVSSTDMSLVLPNIGNFATPDVGFMA
- a CDS encoding DUF1800 domain-containing protein gives rise to the protein MSDIDAVSASGYEAWIDSQFVKPQSFHLPPVTAYLNTLPAASQRGQTAFQWSIWKNFATGEDALRQRVAFALSEIFVVSLNSSIAFSYPRGPAQYLDQLGTHAFGNYRNLIDAVTYSPMMGLYLSHLRNQKENPATGAVPDENYGREVMQLFTIGLYELNQDGTQKLDIRGKLIETYGNSDVSSMGRIFTGLSWAGPDTANNRFSGGGNPVDPDKEIKPMQAYNQYHSISQKQFLGVTIPATTVADANGDIRIALDRLFNHPNVGPFIGKQLIQRLVSSNPSPDYVSRVAGVFNNNGSGVRGDMKAVIKAILLDPEARAAPVGTGTRGKVREPAVRLVHWMRSFNARSTDGRFLYGTSSDPATQLGQSPMYAPSVFNFFRPGYIPPNSRVGAAGLLAPEMQITNETSMAGYLNYMRGVVNAGIGTRGTNNALDIQADYSAELALANNPDLLVDRVNLLLVGGNLSSATRTLIRNGIASVNIGTANPNADLRNRVNLAIFMTMATPEYLFQQ